Proteins from a genomic interval of Fibrobacter sp.:
- the hisF gene encoding imidazole glycerol phosphate synthase subunit HisF — translation MLTKRLIVCLDVRNRKVTKGVKFKGNIDIGDPVEMGAQYSADGVDELVFYDITASAENRPCDMEMIRQIAKRVFIPFAVGGGIRNLDDMHEALLAGAEKVSVNSLAVLHPEIIADGAKAFGRQCVVLGMDAKFVGVSDKFKSGYEVYIRGGRQAMGIDAVEWAKKAEDLGVGEICLNAIDTDGVRNGYELNITDQVARAVQVPVIASGGAGTPAHIVDLFRKTSADAALVASMVHFGDYTVPGIKSEMLAAGIPVRKKMNGEV, via the coding sequence ATGCTAACCAAACGATTGATTGTATGCTTGGACGTCCGTAACCGCAAGGTGACGAAGGGCGTCAAGTTTAAGGGCAATATTGATATTGGCGACCCCGTGGAGATGGGTGCGCAGTACAGCGCCGACGGTGTCGACGAACTGGTGTTCTACGATATCACGGCAAGTGCCGAAAACCGTCCGTGCGACATGGAGATGATTCGCCAGATCGCCAAGCGCGTATTTATCCCGTTTGCCGTGGGTGGCGGAATCCGCAACCTCGACGACATGCACGAGGCTCTTTTGGCCGGGGCAGAGAAGGTGAGCGTGAACAGCCTTGCCGTGCTGCATCCCGAAATCATCGCCGACGGCGCGAAGGCTTTTGGACGCCAGTGCGTGGTGCTCGGTATGGACGCCAAGTTTGTGGGCGTTTCGGACAAGTTTAAGAGCGGCTACGAGGTGTACATCCGCGGCGGCAGGCAGGCCATGGGCATCGATGCCGTCGAATGGGCCAAGAAGGCCGAAGATTTGGGCGTGGGCGAAATTTGCCTGAACGCCATCGATACGGACGGTGTCCGTAATGGTTACGAACTGAATATCACCGACCAGGTGGCGCGTGCCGTGCAGGTGCCCGTTATTGCGAGCGGTGGCGCCGGGACTCCGGCCCATATCGTGGATTTGTTCCGCAAGACATCTGCCGATGCGGCGCTGGTGGCGTCGATGGTGCACTTTGGCGATTATACCGTACCCGGCATCAAGTCCGAAATGCTCGCTGCGGGAATCCCGGTGCGCAAGAAGATGAACGGCGAGGTGTAG
- a CDS encoding TldD/PmbA family protein has protein sequence MNPSTAVKIFEAGRSAGADFVEIFEEETRSSSLGLKDRQIDTATAGTEYGIGVRLLYGTEVLYGFTSDDSEEALVKLVKTLAFGRIAGMNAPGTAGAKSFEFAPEKRVCDYNPAAYQDPRVLGQAIKQDFLFRADKAARALSPKIAQVGASVTDSCSTITLMNSDGLHLEMSRGRLRVNVNVTATDGSERLTTHESPGALGGYELIQNYSPEALATECGERVLRMLDAGYIAGGQMPVVMGNGFGGVIFHEACGHPLETESVRRKASPFCGKIGEAIGQPCLTAIDDGTIEGMWGSLKYDDEGTPAQRTVLIENGILKTYMSDRVGAAEVGIGLTGSARRENYKYAPVSRMRNTFIAPGKDSLESMIASVDNGLYAARMAGGSVNPATGEFNFAVGEGYVIRNGKICELVRGATLIGKGHEIMPRISMVGSDWDVAAGVCGASSGHVPVTVGQPSIKVDQILVGGR, from the coding sequence GTGAATCCATCTACCGCGGTAAAGATTTTTGAGGCTGGCCGCAGTGCCGGTGCCGACTTTGTGGAAATTTTCGAAGAGGAAACCCGCAGCTCCAGTCTCGGGCTCAAGGACCGCCAGATAGATACGGCGACCGCGGGCACGGAATACGGCATAGGCGTGCGCCTGCTCTACGGGACGGAAGTCCTGTACGGTTTCACGAGCGACGACAGCGAAGAAGCACTTGTGAAGCTGGTCAAGACTCTTGCCTTCGGGCGTATCGCCGGCATGAACGCGCCCGGTACCGCGGGAGCAAAATCTTTCGAGTTCGCGCCCGAGAAGCGGGTCTGCGACTACAATCCGGCCGCATACCAGGACCCGCGCGTGCTGGGGCAGGCCATCAAGCAGGATTTCCTTTTCCGCGCCGACAAGGCGGCCCGTGCGCTTTCCCCGAAGATTGCGCAGGTGGGCGCGAGCGTCACGGACAGCTGCAGCACCATCACGCTCATGAACAGCGATGGCCTGCATTTGGAAATGAGCCGCGGGCGTTTGCGCGTGAACGTGAATGTGACCGCGACCGACGGTAGCGAGCGCCTCACGACCCACGAATCTCCGGGTGCGCTTGGCGGTTATGAACTTATCCAGAATTATTCCCCCGAGGCGCTTGCGACGGAATGCGGCGAGCGCGTGCTCCGCATGCTCGATGCGGGCTACATCGCCGGCGGCCAGATGCCCGTGGTGATGGGGAATGGATTCGGTGGCGTGATTTTCCACGAGGCCTGCGGGCATCCGCTCGAGACGGAATCGGTACGCCGTAAGGCAAGCCCGTTCTGCGGAAAGATTGGCGAGGCGATTGGACAGCCTTGCCTTACCGCGATTGATGATGGTACCATCGAGGGCATGTGGGGAAGCCTCAAGTACGATGACGAAGGCACTCCGGCCCAGCGTACCGTGCTTATCGAGAACGGCATCCTCAAGACTTACATGAGCGACCGCGTTGGCGCCGCCGAGGTCGGTATCGGCCTTACGGGAAGCGCCCGTCGCGAAAACTACAAGTATGCGCCCGTGAGCCGCATGCGCAACACGTTCATTGCGCCCGGCAAGGATTCGCTTGAATCTATGATTGCGAGCGTTGACAACGGACTCTATGCCGCGCGCATGGCGGGCGGCTCCGTGAACCCCGCGACCGGTGAATTCAACTTTGCTGTCGGTGAAGGCTATGTTATCCGTAACGGAAAGATTTGCGAACTTGTCCGTGGCGCCACTCTGATTGGCAAGGGCCACGAAATCATGCCTCGCATAAGCATGGTCGGGAGCGACTGGGATGTTGCTGCCGGCGTATGCGGAGCCTCTTCTGGACATGTTCCTGTGACGGTCGGTCAGCCTTCCATTAAGGTCGACCAGATCTTGGTTGGCGGACGGTAA
- a CDS encoding PCMD domain-containing protein, which translates to MNKFAALPLEFLLAICTALFVLAGCTADYDTFGASDYHKMNEIGFEEQDGNPSIYESEHKIIVSLAEIPDSLDTWDSVTIGNLDISSMATLHLVTSKFKEFPEDSVAIDSLAQEVSYSKDRLREGDKLRIPSSAVIYVVVVSESGIPDLWQIAFEIPEKPEVSSSSKDEDPEDDPEEDTGKSSTGKNSDSSSSSAKDSDKSSSSGKSSSSKGGDSSSSKGSDNGSASSDGSSSSKANSSSSTEGNSSAGGEEPQSSSSVPASAPKLLKISVGEGNVVGNIDQDAGTVFLDMDYATDLDLRDLVVKSLEVSEGASVNIQKGKSYDFTRGYKVTLTSDGGERTYTVKAGYQYPGSDFNHWVKDAFGNKNDINGWDNGNNDAISSTKTLTVNENEEVIKMESINATVLGIGRFASGNMFIGYFNPKGVGTLKLTNYDDGNELIDFGRPFYGRPKFVEFDVKYEGKKDSCDLYVILEHRSRTSNEGKNQYRTSSDVNTMVASAWYRATTVESEDDPDVVSITDAKRSGYKTIRLALKYGEPLEGSPIFNSSVFNKNLKNSAGINNSMVRTDSPDDFDVTHIRVVVASSALGNVYKGTVGATLWVDEMRLIY; encoded by the coding sequence ATGAATAAGTTTGCTGCTTTGCCTCTTGAATTCCTGCTCGCCATTTGTACGGCGTTGTTCGTTTTGGCGGGCTGTACGGCGGACTACGATACGTTCGGTGCGTCCGATTACCACAAGATGAATGAAATCGGCTTCGAGGAACAGGACGGGAATCCTTCCATATACGAGTCGGAACACAAGATTATCGTATCTCTTGCAGAAATTCCCGATAGCCTCGATACGTGGGATTCCGTGACCATTGGCAACCTGGATATCAGCTCCATGGCGACGCTCCACCTGGTGACGAGCAAGTTCAAGGAATTCCCCGAAGATTCCGTCGCTATCGATTCCCTCGCGCAGGAAGTCTCGTATTCCAAGGACCGCCTGCGTGAAGGCGACAAGCTCCGCATTCCTTCGAGCGCGGTCATCTATGTGGTGGTCGTTTCGGAGAGCGGCATTCCCGACTTGTGGCAGATTGCCTTCGAAATTCCTGAGAAGCCGGAAGTTTCGAGCAGCAGCAAGGACGAAGACCCGGAGGATGATCCGGAAGAAGACACCGGCAAGTCCTCTACGGGCAAGAATTCCGACTCCAGTTCGTCTTCTGCGAAGGATTCGGACAAGTCCTCGTCTTCGGGCAAGTCGTCTTCTAGTAAGGGCGGCGATTCCAGCAGCAGCAAGGGTTCCGATAATGGCTCGGCAAGCAGCGACGGGAGCTCCTCTTCGAAGGCGAATTCTTCGTCGAGTACCGAGGGCAATTCCTCGGCCGGTGGCGAAGAACCGCAGTCTTCGTCGTCTGTTCCCGCTTCCGCCCCGAAGCTCCTCAAGATATCGGTAGGTGAAGGCAACGTTGTCGGCAATATAGACCAGGATGCAGGGACGGTTTTCTTGGATATGGATTATGCGACGGATTTGGACCTCCGCGATTTGGTGGTCAAGTCGCTCGAAGTTTCCGAAGGCGCCAGCGTGAATATCCAGAAGGGAAAATCCTACGACTTTACGCGTGGCTACAAGGTTACGCTTACAAGCGACGGCGGCGAGCGGACCTATACCGTGAAGGCGGGCTACCAGTATCCGGGCAGCGATTTCAACCACTGGGTGAAGGATGCGTTTGGCAACAAGAACGATATCAATGGTTGGGACAACGGTAACAACGATGCCATATCTTCGACCAAGACGCTTACTGTGAACGAGAATGAAGAAGTTATCAAGATGGAGTCGATAAATGCCACTGTTTTAGGCATAGGCCGCTTTGCGAGTGGCAACATGTTTATCGGCTATTTCAATCCCAAGGGCGTAGGTACGCTCAAGTTGACCAATTACGATGACGGCAACGAGCTTATCGATTTCGGCAGGCCGTTCTATGGTCGCCCGAAGTTCGTGGAATTCGACGTGAAGTACGAGGGCAAGAAGGATTCCTGCGACCTCTATGTGATTCTTGAACACCGTAGCCGCACGAGCAACGAGGGCAAGAACCAGTACAGGACATCCAGCGACGTGAATACGATGGTCGCCTCTGCCTGGTACCGCGCGACGACGGTCGAAAGCGAAGATGACCCGGACGTGGTCTCCATTACCGATGCGAAGCGCTCGGGCTACAAGACCATACGCCTTGCCCTCAAGTACGGGGAACCCCTGGAAGGCTCGCCGATTTTCAATTCCAGCGTCTTTAACAAGAACCTCAAGAATTCCGCCGGAATCAACAATTCTATGGTCCGGACCGATTCTCCAGACGATTTCGACGTGACGCATATCCGCGTCGTTGTGGCCTCCAGTGCGCTCGGAAACGTCTATAAGGGGACGGTCGGGGCGACTCTTTGGGTCGACGAGATGCGTCTCATTTACTGA
- a CDS encoding alpha/beta hydrolase has protein sequence MDVKKKALGISLRLLRIAGALLLIYVSMVFYLALTERRNAFPRAITHKEAREAIAGKAKSITCSVEDGTVLEGWMLGNQGDPTLLYFPDADEDATQFLAEIQEMQGTALITFNYRGSGENKGTPSEETFELDARSILECARQANGEPAFLAGRGTGAIPAANLSGKEKKLILIDPVGSIADAVSGKYRLFYPKFLVRANTQISPETLDGARHHTILLADRKMFGDRNHRFINVFGQISTVERGQNTLRRTLSIAINE, from the coding sequence ATGGATGTTAAGAAAAAAGCTTTAGGAATAAGCTTACGCCTCCTCCGTATCGCTGGCGCACTCCTTCTCATCTACGTAAGTATGGTATTCTACCTCGCGCTCACCGAACGCAGAAACGCGTTCCCGCGCGCCATTACGCACAAGGAAGCCCGTGAAGCCATCGCCGGCAAGGCCAAGTCCATCACGTGCTCCGTAGAAGACGGCACGGTTCTCGAAGGATGGATGCTCGGGAACCAGGGCGACCCCACGCTGCTCTACTTCCCCGACGCCGATGAAGACGCGACGCAGTTCCTCGCCGAGATCCAGGAAATGCAGGGAACCGCGCTCATCACCTTTAACTACAGGGGTTCCGGCGAGAACAAGGGCACGCCCTCCGAAGAGACATTCGAGCTGGACGCCCGCAGTATCTTGGAATGCGCGCGCCAAGCAAACGGGGAACCCGCTTTCCTTGCCGGCCGCGGGACAGGCGCAATCCCCGCAGCGAACCTCTCCGGGAAAGAAAAGAAGCTCATTCTCATAGATCCTGTAGGCAGTATCGCCGACGCCGTGAGCGGAAAATACAGGCTATTTTACCCCAAATTTTTAGTCCGAGCTAACACGCAAATATCCCCCGAAACCCTAGATGGTGCAAGGCATCACACGATTTTGCTTGCAGACCGGAAAATGTTTGGTGACAGAAATCACAGGTTTATTAACGTATTCGGGCAAATTAGCACCGTTGAACGTGGACAAAATACTCTTCGAAGAACTTTGTCTATCGCAATAAATGAATGA
- a CDS encoding RNA methyltransferase, whose amino-acid sequence MEFFDYFSQLYGERWSALLESLKGEGCATELRFGEGLEPYYLDEASVFAAESLGVVPGDRVLDMCAAPGGKSLVLASGLGGEGSLQSNDRSPDRRIRLSHVLENSLPEQWRSVISVTGYDGVKFGMHKKESYDRILLDAPCSSDRHVLNAPEHLKVWSVKRVKRLAVEQGSLLASAVDALAPGGTLVYSTCALSPMENDDVVKKILKKRPAMRLDEIAEIPAGADRTECGVHILPDHAEGRGPIYCARLVKSGT is encoded by the coding sequence ATGGAATTTTTCGACTACTTCTCTCAATTGTACGGCGAACGCTGGTCGGCCCTTCTCGAATCGCTGAAGGGCGAGGGCTGCGCTACGGAACTTCGCTTTGGCGAGGGGCTCGAGCCGTACTACCTGGACGAGGCGTCCGTCTTCGCGGCCGAGTCGCTCGGGGTTGTTCCCGGTGATCGAGTGCTCGACATGTGCGCCGCTCCCGGTGGCAAGTCCCTGGTGCTCGCTTCCGGATTGGGGGGGGAGGGGTCGCTGCAGAGCAACGACCGCTCGCCCGACCGCAGGATCCGCCTTTCGCACGTGCTCGAAAATTCCTTGCCCGAACAGTGGCGCTCCGTCATCTCCGTGACCGGCTACGACGGCGTGAAGTTCGGCATGCACAAGAAGGAAAGTTACGACAGGATTCTCCTGGACGCTCCGTGTTCCTCGGACCGGCACGTGCTCAACGCTCCCGAGCACCTCAAGGTGTGGTCGGTGAAGCGCGTGAAGCGCCTCGCGGTGGAACAGGGCTCGCTTCTGGCCTCGGCGGTGGACGCCCTTGCCCCGGGCGGGACCCTCGTCTACAGTACCTGCGCGCTTTCGCCGATGGAAAACGACGACGTGGTGAAAAAAATCCTCAAGAAGCGCCCCGCGATGCGCCTCGACGAGATCGCGGAAATACCCGCGGGGGCGGACCGCACCGAATGCGGCGTGCATATCTTGCCCGACCATGCCGAGGGACGTGGGCCCATATATTGCGCTAGGCTTGTGAAATCGGGCACATAA
- a CDS encoding carboxypeptidase regulatory-like domain-containing protein: protein MKYSLTMVMACGALLLACTGGKDVGGTATDTENMMTASVTGLVKRSDGTRADSVVVRMSRVYSKDETNGVPEFVEVKTDTAGVFAFDSAIADTFQLAVIDESAEEISYLPRVVAAESLEDIKLEKAAHFESVLYYDRESEPAVEVGSHFLVYMPGMPFVQNVFAKDSFSMLIPAGSWWFGFCPGDPQMVAKLQDSGVADSLIYRVWSMDSIEVDAGGTLDVGPFFWSTEFDVDTLIKEKNGDGKSRARISGQVNCDSGRVCSGIEVMAITDIYGFDFVGDSSVFRAQTVTDSDGRWWLPVPAEVPYDSFRVEFRAEAGDSVMMGLSRYVMASEVAGLEDTLDVGTVDLTPSSGLVSTIALVIGPNDSTQSLMVNSVVVGAKGTAHFVRGVTYNSLKINEMPSGEQELLLYSGDTKVISTLQAADTPVDEYVVVTFVNLPKGDDLEWQGMTYTPPALPKSAK from the coding sequence ATGAAATACTCTTTGACCATGGTCATGGCTTGCGGTGCTTTACTTTTGGCCTGTACCGGCGGCAAGGACGTTGGCGGTACGGCGACCGATACCGAGAACATGATGACGGCGTCGGTGACTGGGCTCGTGAAGCGTTCCGACGGGACGCGCGCGGATTCTGTCGTCGTGCGCATGTCGCGTGTTTATTCCAAGGATGAAACGAATGGCGTTCCCGAGTTCGTTGAGGTGAAGACCGATACGGCGGGCGTGTTCGCGTTCGATTCCGCTATCGCCGATACCTTCCAGCTTGCGGTCATCGACGAGAGCGCCGAAGAAATTTCTTACCTGCCCCGCGTGGTGGCTGCCGAGAGCCTTGAAGACATCAAGCTCGAGAAGGCCGCTCATTTCGAGAGCGTACTCTACTACGATCGCGAGTCCGAGCCTGCGGTCGAGGTCGGGTCTCACTTCTTGGTGTACATGCCGGGCATGCCCTTTGTGCAGAACGTCTTCGCGAAGGATTCGTTCTCCATGCTCATTCCGGCTGGTTCCTGGTGGTTCGGGTTCTGCCCGGGTGACCCGCAGATGGTCGCCAAGCTGCAGGATTCCGGCGTGGCTGATAGTCTCATCTACCGCGTGTGGAGCATGGATTCCATCGAGGTGGATGCGGGCGGCACGCTCGATGTGGGCCCGTTCTTCTGGAGCACCGAGTTTGATGTCGATACTCTTATCAAGGAAAAGAACGGCGATGGCAAGAGCCGCGCTAGGATTTCCGGTCAGGTGAACTGCGATTCCGGCAGGGTCTGCTCGGGCATCGAGGTCATGGCGATTACGGATATCTACGGGTTTGATTTTGTCGGGGATTCCTCCGTGTTCCGGGCACAGACGGTGACGGACAGTGACGGACGCTGGTGGCTCCCCGTTCCGGCCGAAGTTCCTTACGACAGCTTCCGCGTGGAATTCCGTGCAGAAGCAGGTGATTCCGTGATGATGGGACTCAGCCGTTACGTGATGGCCTCCGAAGTCGCGGGTCTGGAAGACACGCTGGATGTGGGAACCGTTGACCTGACTCCCTCGTCGGGACTCGTCAGCACGATCGCCCTGGTCATCGGCCCGAACGATTCCACGCAGTCGCTCATGGTGAACAGCGTGGTGGTTGGCGCAAAGGGAACGGCGCACTTCGTTCGCGGGGTGACTTACAACTCTTTGAAAATCAACGAGATGCCCTCGGGCGAACAGGAACTCCTGCTCTATTCCGGCGATACGAAGGTTATTTCGACGCTACAGGCTGCGGATACTCCTGTCGATGAGTATGTGGTGGTCACGTTCGTGAACCTGCCGAAGGGTGACGACCTCGAATGGCAGGGGATGACCTACACCCCGCCGGCACTCCCGAAATCTGCAAAATAA
- a CDS encoding TIGR02147 family protein: protein MNVYAYYNYRKYLQDYYEYRKSVQRYFSYRSFAKKAGYSSSGLYLDLIRGRKSLTPQMLPKFIAALGLNEREGRYFSLMVDFTHATTPASKQQIFDQMSALLPRTVKTLTKNQQEYYSKWYYVAVRESLSVLDINEKNIQEVALFLNPKITLPQAKQAIQLLLDLGLIDLAEDGFYRSVNKTISSGREIAPLFGHQFQKQMIDLAKGALDHYSTERRNVSCTTMSVSAEGLERIINKIDVFRKEVLDIVRSDSGETMVCELNVQFFPLSKEKEAKSGKDGEDAK from the coding sequence ATGAACGTCTACGCCTATTACAACTACAGAAAATACCTGCAGGACTACTACGAGTACAGAAAGTCCGTGCAGCGTTATTTCTCGTACCGATCCTTCGCGAAGAAGGCGGGGTATTCGTCGTCTGGACTTTACCTCGATCTTATTCGCGGCCGCAAATCGCTTACGCCGCAGATGCTCCCGAAGTTTATCGCCGCCCTGGGTTTGAATGAACGCGAGGGCCGCTACTTCAGCCTCATGGTGGATTTCACCCATGCGACGACGCCTGCGTCCAAGCAGCAGATATTCGACCAGATGTCGGCGCTTTTGCCGCGAACCGTCAAGACGCTCACCAAGAACCAGCAGGAGTACTACAGCAAGTGGTATTATGTTGCCGTTCGTGAATCTCTTTCTGTACTCGATATAAACGAAAAGAACATCCAGGAAGTGGCTCTGTTCTTGAACCCGAAGATTACGCTCCCGCAGGCGAAGCAGGCCATCCAGCTGCTCCTCGACCTCGGGCTTATTGACCTCGCCGAAGACGGCTTCTACCGCTCCGTAAACAAGACCATATCGAGCGGCCGCGAAATCGCCCCGCTTTTTGGCCACCAGTTCCAGAAACAGATGATTGACCTTGCAAAAGGCGCTCTGGACCACTACAGCACCGAACGAAGAAATGTATCTTGTACTACGATGAGCGTGTCCGCCGAAGGGCTCGAACGCATCATCAACAAGATCGACGTGTTCCGCAAGGAGGTGCTGGACATTGTGCGGTCGGATAGCGGAGAAACCATGGTGTGTGAGTTGAACGTTCAATTTTTCCCTCTCAGCAAGGAGAAGGAAGCCAAGTCCGGTAAGGACGGGGAGGACGCGAAATGA
- a CDS encoding DUF1007 family protein → MRKLLFALVLALLSGQAFAHPHVFADVKVKIMYDKAGFCGILNHWVFDEIYSAGMVASVDKNGDGKLSAEEGKGLESAILDPIAKSNYYNYVQAGSEFLKVLNIKKFKASLVKGKLVLDFVSEFSKPAGADWTMLVVVVGDPSNYIQMTSDMENAEVDSPATLEVEYFSDAIDGLTLFKAFRPEIEGLYLRYKKK, encoded by the coding sequence ATGCGCAAATTGCTGTTTGCTCTTGTCCTGGCTCTCCTTTCGGGCCAGGCTTTTGCGCATCCTCATGTCTTTGCCGATGTCAAGGTGAAGATCATGTACGACAAGGCCGGTTTTTGCGGAATTCTCAACCACTGGGTCTTCGACGAAATTTACAGCGCCGGGATGGTGGCTTCGGTCGACAAGAACGGTGACGGCAAGCTGTCGGCGGAAGAAGGCAAAGGCCTTGAATCCGCCATCTTGGACCCGATTGCGAAAAGCAACTACTACAATTACGTACAGGCGGGTTCGGAGTTCTTGAAGGTCCTGAATATCAAGAAGTTCAAGGCGTCCCTCGTGAAGGGCAAGCTTGTGCTCGACTTCGTGTCGGAATTCTCGAAGCCTGCGGGTGCGGATTGGACGATGCTCGTGGTGGTCGTGGGCGACCCGTCGAATTACATCCAGATGACATCCGATATGGAGAATGCGGAAGTCGATTCCCCGGCGACACTCGAGGTCGAATATTTTTCCGACGCGATTGATGGCCTCACGCTGTTCAAGGCGTTCCGTCCCGAAATAGAAGGCCTGTATTTGCGGTACAAGAAAAAGTAA
- a CDS encoding PCMD domain-containing protein has product MQLELLKKKLVVAGALCTFAFCLCSCTDQPSVPVVPPSAYEFFEDLDDAEIDVASHTIVLPEGTDSFTVDNVAALGGSSCYLALDDDPVDPEIDWDNEVSTGTTLGVGEDGLNLVILDGDKRVVAVWHVSRAKKKSSSSTKKSSSSAKAASSSSESEESSSSKKEPASSAAESSSSQEESSSSEEAVSSSEEPAESSSSAEEPSSSSVEQSSSSEESSSSVEESSSSETPASSANVAVKLSELSVAKGMVSVKDSFVYVELPYGTNLTRVELLPLDTVNDLRWPVEMEFADDEGNVATYSVVAGVQLPGSDFSARDDFWATTSDAMATDKTVAAITVSSSANLEFDGGTATITTREVEGSLVIIDGSWKMAGGFYFSGEYAGTTALDIYQQGYTSGTPSTGDSYIARDMTFGKPFTARPTAFTVKYSYTHKANKSTSYPQKSLVYVMLVGKNGKVVATGAFSDSESVEMNTRTVKLSYGKDPFGLLDGGYAVAEGLTLGKGDEDVTSIHVMFASSAYAHVVSGGTAGNSGKYRGGENSALVLDDFKLEYLGE; this is encoded by the coding sequence ATGCAGCTTGAACTTTTGAAAAAGAAATTGGTTGTCGCGGGTGCGCTGTGCACGTTCGCATTTTGCCTTTGCTCCTGCACCGATCAGCCCAGCGTTCCTGTGGTTCCTCCCAGCGCATATGAATTTTTTGAAGACCTGGACGATGCGGAAATCGATGTGGCTTCGCATACGATAGTACTCCCTGAAGGGACGGATTCCTTCACGGTGGACAATGTCGCGGCTTTGGGCGGAAGTTCGTGCTACCTTGCTCTGGACGATGACCCTGTGGACCCCGAAATCGACTGGGACAACGAGGTGTCGACGGGAACGACGCTTGGTGTCGGCGAAGACGGCCTGAACCTGGTCATTCTTGATGGCGATAAGCGCGTTGTCGCCGTGTGGCATGTGAGCCGCGCCAAAAAGAAGTCTTCCAGCAGTACGAAGAAGTCCTCTTCGAGCGCAAAGGCCGCGTCCAGTTCCAGCGAAAGCGAAGAATCCTCGAGCAGCAAGAAGGAACCGGCGAGTTCGGCTGCGGAGTCCAGCTCGTCGCAGGAGGAATCGTCCTCGTCGGAAGAAGCGGTGTCTTCGAGCGAAGAACCCGCCGAAAGTTCCTCTAGCGCGGAAGAGCCTTCTTCTAGCAGTGTCGAGCAGTCCTCGAGCAGCGAGGAATCGTCCAGCAGCGTGGAGGAATCTTCCAGCAGCGAGACTCCCGCATCTAGCGCGAACGTGGCCGTGAAACTGTCCGAGCTTTCTGTCGCGAAGGGGATGGTCTCGGTGAAGGATTCGTTTGTGTACGTGGAACTGCCCTATGGGACGAACCTCACGAGGGTGGAACTTTTGCCCCTCGACACGGTGAACGACTTGCGCTGGCCGGTAGAAATGGAATTTGCGGACGATGAAGGCAACGTTGCCACCTACAGCGTGGTTGCCGGCGTGCAGTTGCCCGGTTCGGATTTCAGTGCCCGCGATGATTTCTGGGCGACTACGAGCGATGCGATGGCGACAGACAAAACCGTTGCGGCAATTACGGTCTCGTCGTCAGCGAACCTTGAATTTGACGGCGGTACGGCGACAATAACGACCCGCGAAGTCGAGGGATCGCTTGTGATTATTGACGGCAGCTGGAAAATGGCGGGCGGCTTCTACTTTAGCGGGGAATACGCGGGCACGACGGCGCTCGATATTTACCAGCAGGGCTATACGAGCGGGACTCCTTCGACAGGCGATTCTTACATCGCAAGGGACATGACCTTCGGCAAGCCCTTTACTGCGCGCCCGACAGCCTTCACGGTAAAGTATTCCTACACCCATAAAGCCAACAAGTCTACGAGTTACCCGCAGAAGAGCCTCGTGTATGTGATGCTTGTGGGCAAGAATGGCAAGGTTGTTGCGACGGGCGCCTTCTCGGACAGCGAGAGCGTCGAGATGAATACCCGCACGGTGAAGCTTTCCTACGGCAAGGACCCGTTCGGGCTCCTGGATGGCGGCTATGCGGTTGCGGAAGGCCTTACGCTCGGCAAGGGCGACGAGGATGTCACCTCCATTCACGTGATGTTCGCTTCTTCTGCATACGCTCATGTCGTAAGCGGCGGAACGGCGGGCAATTCGGGCAAGTACCGCGGCGGCGAAAATTCGGCGCTCGTGCTCGATGACTTCAAACTGGAATACCTGGGGGAATAA
- the trxA gene encoding thioredoxin — MSAIHLTAENFDKAITSGQLVFVDFWATWCRPCMMMGPIVDELAAEYEGKAIIAKMNVDDDGAKDICARFGITNIPNMKLFRNGVEVDNVVGAVPKATVKGVIDRNL; from the coding sequence ATGTCTGCTATACACCTGACCGCAGAAAACTTTGACAAGGCCATCACCTCTGGCCAGCTGGTCTTCGTAGACTTCTGGGCCACCTGGTGCCGTCCGTGCATGATGATGGGCCCGATCGTGGATGAGCTCGCCGCCGAATACGAAGGCAAGGCTATCATCGCCAAGATGAACGTGGATGACGATGGTGCGAAGGACATTTGCGCCCGTTTCGGCATTACGAATATCCCGAACATGAAACTCTTCAGGAATGGCGTGGAAGTCGACAACGTGGTGGGTGCCGTACCCAAGGCGACCGTCAAGGGCGTCATCGACCGGAACCTGTAA